The genomic stretch ATTTAATTAAAgagtttttttaattgattgttCCTTCATTTTCTTTGTATTCCTCTTTCCTTcaagtatatagatatattatattttaatatatcttACATTTCAAAAGGTGAGGAATGATACAACTCCATATCAGTTAGGGTTAAGCCTCTATTCATAACTCGTCTTGTGATAGAGTTAGGATCTTAACTTGATTTGAGTGTCATATCATACGTGCCTGcaacaaaattattgaagaGAAATGATGGGGAAACAAGGATTCACAATTTCTGACTATGATGAAAAGATCAAGGTGTTAGTTAAGAAGTTTGGAgtgtataaatatttattaaataggtaataatatatacataattgattgattgtaagtatatatatttaatgatcTATAGTCATACCTACCAGAATTTTAAATGTTTGGATTTGTCTTCAAACATGAATTGGACACATTACAATAACCCTTTTCTTTTCTAGAAAGAATGAAACATCAGGAAGACACCTTGAAAGCAACAGACAGCCAAACATAGCTGTTATTTCAAACTATACATTTATTAAACTACCCAATTATCCTAGTTCACTGATCGATGTCATAAGCTTCTTCATACattaaacaacaacaataacaacaacaacaacaacaacaacaacaataataataataatagtccaAAAAGAGTGACAAAGTGAATGAAACCTAATTCTCATAATTAaaggtcacaagtttgatttttgtcaatattctCTTGATCAAGTCTATCGCACGGAGTCTAGAtctttttttattagtgttgttattattattgtaccACAAAATTCATTAACCATTATATTGGTTTCTTTTCCAGGCCAGTTACATTACACTGGGGATTTATAAAACATTTGGATATTATCTTAATGAAATTTAAGGATTATATAGCATGATTATTCGGCACATCTAATAGTTTCTTAATCTAATGATTAAGACTGACTCTAATCTTAACCAAAAGGTTAGAGGCATGTTTACTAAATGAATCATACAATGAATCTCGAATTCGAGATTCATTGTATGGAGTATAATTACTTATATCAAAGAACTTTACAAGTTAATTgcataaattcaattcataaattGTATGAACACAATTTATTGTCTTTGATTGACAGAAAAGTAAGCAagctttaaattggttatagTTAATCAacccaaacaataaaaaaaaaaaaacaaaatcatccaaTAAGCAGGAATCAAACTTGGTTGAACTTGGCGGTTGCCCTCAACAATTCAATGTCATGGACTTGACCGAAATGATCTTGACAACAATAAAACTCTTGATTTCTTAATATAAGAATTATACTCTACCCACTCAACAACCTCTTTCGGGGCTATAGTATGAtcaattttatgtatatataatttttacatttgatttcTTTGTAACAAAAAGGAGAAGCAAATAAAAGAGAGATCTGATCGAGTACATTGCCTTTGGTATGTCTTTGGAAGCACAACccaaacatatatacattatacatattTGTTACAACCAGTTTAGTTTGTGATTGGTTCACTCTGCATCAGTTCAAGAACTTGCTGTAAATCCTTAATTGGTTCAACCATTGGTTCGGAATTTGGTTCATGAGGTGGCTCTACGCACTGCACGGCGGTTGTTTAAGCGACAACCACAATCTATGCTAGTTGTTACCGAGGTGGTTGGATATTTGTGTCGGGTGGTGGTGATTTCCACCCTTGTTTTCAAtttgcatattattattattattacttttctcttttttctcgTCTTGCTTCATTTTTTGCTCCCTACATTCTTCACTACAAAATGCGGTGTCACCCCTGCACCCACAcacatacaataacataacaatgaaaattaatcaagataaaaaaaaatcaatttaattaaagtTTTGTTTTGGGAAGACCAGAGAAATGCACAGTCATTATTGAAGGGTGCTGGGTATACTCGTCAACACAGAAGTAAATAGccctaaaattattttatatgacATGTTCAATTGAGAGAGTACGTTAACAAAAACTGAACTCCtgtgatttttaatttgtttaattattagggatttagggAAGGGAGAAAGATGAAAGATGTACCTATACATGAAGATGTCACGACAAGGTGCCAAGCGGCGGTTGCAAAGGCTACAACTTGTCAAGAAACTAGGCGTCTCAATATCGCCGGAAGTCGTAGTCCTACCGCCGTAATATCTCGGCGAGACCATGGCCATGGAGCGGTGGTCGTAGCCGCCGTTGGGCACCGCCGTGGCTTGCCCTTCGACCGCCGGAGGCTGACCATCCTCCACGCCGCTCCCCACATCGACGGTGATCCCCGTCATGCTCGTCGTCCTCCGGAAAGGTGGCCGATTTCGCTTTCCCAACATCATAAGTATTAtgattgtgtttttaaggttaCAAAAATGGAGTGTTGTGTTGTGGTGATCAGATTCTTCGCCCTTTATATTTGCGCCACCTTGGAGTCTAAGGCTTTGTTTGGTACATCCAGAAAGTGATAGGGAATCAAAATAGAATGAAATGCACATAttacaaaacaataataatgcttGGTAGGTCtaaataaaaagattttttttaaagactacttttattatttgtgcTTTAATTAAAGAAAACTCGAGATTTAATAATGATGAAATAATAGACCCGAACCAGTCCAGTTCAGTTATTTTAATTCCGTCCAAAGACATCATAATCTAATTCTGAAACCTTGTTTTAATAGGTTGGGTTAATCCACAAATAACAATCTACTTAAGAGGTAGTATCAACCTAACTTTAAGGGCCCGACTTGACAAGCAGTGTATATGTAGTTGAGAATTGGTTAAAACGTCAAAAAACACGTCATTGATGATCATAATGGTCACACTTTAAAAATAGGGAAAATAGCATGTAGCATTACTTGGGAACTAATTACCTGGAAAGAATAATCTAATTGTCACACAACAAAAGTCTTTAcaagaatatataatttttttaagcaagtgaattatatatcatcaaatgatgcttcacctttttttttatcagGTATTATCAAAATGTTCATATcctttcattatatttttaggcactagaaacaaaaatattgtagaagttttaataatagtaataataataataataataataataataataataatttcaaaataagAACATATGatgtcataattttttttacacaacTGTGTCAATTATTGGGAAACACGAGGGGCCCTTAAACCAAGGCTCTTTTCAATATAATACTACAAATACagagagaaaaaattttaaatgaaatgAGTGACAAATAGTACCACTTAATGATTGATTAGGccttatatatattaaacttgtGGATTTGATGATATGACACTTTCACTTAGTAATCACAAAATTGGTCAAACAgtttgacttggtaaccacaaagttCCAAGTTCAACTCCTTGTGTGAGCTGCGTATTAATTTTTTCGGATTGAATTGATCATCTATAGACAACTACCTAAGTTGGTTTACTTGTACTTCGTTGCTGCATTGAGACATAAGGTTACAAGCCAAGGGTAGACTAGCTTCACCCAATGTGCACATTGAATATCATATATTGTATTAATATGAATGTAACATACATAATGAACATTATTTTACCACTAGCTCATCGTGGTCAACTTTCACCAATTAAATGAACATACCCTCATTATTTAAGTAGTAATTAACTTAATATTTGGGTTCACCATTATATTTTggaactaattatatatatatatatattgttgacttgaaaacaattaatcaagcaagATTCTTGTCAACTACAAAGATTGTCATTGTACGTTGCAAATCTCTTGGAAGATTGTTTaagataatgttgttgactatATATGAATAAGCTAAGGTTTATGGTTGATAATATTGTTTATGATTGTTACAAAATCAAGCTAGAATCCTTTTCATTAAAGCTAGTAATTAAGGTAATACGCAATTTTCATACTATTTTTAAtgctactctctctctctctctctctctctctctttctctctctctctctctctctctatatatatatatatatatatatatatatatatatatatatatatatatattataaaagagATAATAACTAAAATGATCCATCGAAAATAAACTACACTAGGAATACTAGATTTTGAGTGATCGAGGAGCTCGACCAACAAAATGTTGACAAAAATAATCAAACTGGTGACATTCCAGATACAAGAATCCTTCTCTACCTACTCGACCACAATTTTACTTAGCTTGATAGCATGACATGCTATATGTcacaattattttatatttactatCAGTCGCGAATAGGTTAATCTACCATTTCAcgatttaattatgtaaattatgttAGTTAGATGATAAAAGATTTAGTAAACATATCTTAGTTTGCttaatgttttttaatgtaataatatacccatatataatataaatacttGGTAGATTGGTTGTTGTGTGACATTTCAAACCATTTGATCAATAATTTGAGTTTTATATGGATAAGTCATATATGAAGTATACTAATGTATctgtataaattatattttactcctttatttaattagtattagtattaactattaaggaTATTATAGTTTTTTGCTATTAATTATATagctatttaaaaattattgatttttcgTGTAGTACGTACCCATTAACATAAAGGTATACAATTATAGCATAATTTACATGTAGTGTTCATCATCATAAGTGACAAAGTGTATACGCTACATTCATACTAatatcaattttgtaaaaatcaGCCTAACTATTTCAGTCCTAAGCGGCTTTTAGTCGGTCTGCCAACTAACTAGCCGACTAGGCACCCTAGGCATCGAGTTGAACGCTTAACTTGGTTGAGTTGGCACTCAACTTGGCTGAGTAGGCGCCCAAATCAGccgagtgattttttttttgtctaccGGTTGCTCTTCTTCTATATTCCTCCAGTCATGTATTCAACTAACCatctaacatatataattgacTTGTTTGTGTGATTATAACAGTCTAACAACCACAACCCTGAGTGGGAAAAGTAAAGACGATATAGTTGAATTACTCGACCGCCGACTAATGCCTAGCGCCTTCAGTAACATTGATTAATATATCTAATTATGTCAAATATTATTTACACAAGTGTCAATAATATAACGAGTTGAAAcatctatatgtgtgtgtgtgtatcattATGTGAGTACAATTCCACATCATTAAAATTCTCAACTTATAGGAATTGGATACGATGCATATCTAATAATTGATGTTCCCTACCAACTTAGCCCATAAGCATGCTATTTTGGACTTAATAACAGCTACTTTGATTACATTTCAAACATAGAtcattacaaaattattattgtgcTAGCTAATATAAAGCTTATTATATAGCAATATATATGCCTCCTTCTTTAACTGAAACAAGTTGAGTATTTTAGTTATATCAattatgtatacaaaaatttaaaaagatcaCTTGTGGCAaaattattttcctattttgtTCTAGCAGGTTTTTTGGGGGGGAAGGTGAGGGGGGGACGCAGAGGAAGTACTAAAGAAACTCTTTATCGTTACACTTTTTTTAGGATCATGGACAATAAATTGAGGGAAAGTAGTTTTAATTTGCCATGCCAAATGATagaaaatttgatttaaaaaattgGTCATTGTAACattaattcttcttttttttttttaattattgaaattcaATTAATGAATTCTTATTGAAGTTActtataatgttaaatttaacattagtatatatttaaaaattatattaaaaatactattaagtattaaacccaaaaaatataaacaaagcaTACATGTAAAACAGAACAtatgaagttaaaaaaaaaaaaaaaaaaaaaaaaaaaaaaaaaaaaaaaaaaaaaaaaaaaaaaaaaaaaaaaaaNNNNNNNNNNNNNNNNNNNNNNNNNNNNNNNNNNNNNNNNNNNNNNNNNNNNNNNNNNNNNNNNNNNNNNNNNNNNNNNNNNNNNNNNNNNNNNNNNNNNNNNNNNNNNNNNNNNNNNNNNNNNNNNNNNNNNNNNNNNNNNNNNNNNNNNNNNNNNNNNNNNNNNNNNNNNNNNNNNNNNNNNNNNNNNNNNNNNNNNNNNNNNNNNNNNNNNNNNNNNNNNNNNNNNNNNNNNNNNNNNNNNNNNNNNNNNNNNNNNNNNNNNNNNNNNNNNNNNNNNNNNNNNNNNNNNNNNNNNNNNNNNNNNNNNNNNNNNNNNNNNNNNNNNNNNNNNNNNNNNNNNNNNNNNNNNNNNNNNNNNNNNNNNNNNNNNNNNNNNNNNNNNNNNNNNNNNNNNNNNNNNNNNNNNNNNNNNNNNNNNNNNNNNNNNNNNNNNNNNNNNNNNNNNNNNNNNNNNNNNNNNNNNNNaaaaaaaaaaaaaaaaaaaaaaaaaaaaaaaaaaaaaaaaaaaaaaaaaaaaaaaaaaaaaaaaaaaaaaaaagaagagcgAAACGGGCCAATAACGTGGGCCAAGAAAACCTCAACCCAACCCAACCTGCATTGGGTCGATGGTTGAAAGGGTCAAACCCaccaataatttaaaaataaataaataaaattagtcTAGAATTACATAGTTCTTAATTAATAAGACCACATTTCATCCATGACCTCATTTagctaaaaataaaactaaaaaattaataatatctaAATGACCTACCAAAACCTACAACCTAACACATCAGCATACCGAGCCTAACCTGTTTTGACAACTCTAGCCGGTAGAGTGAGCAATTCAAAATCCATAGTtacaaaatcaaaaataaatatagtatGTTAACATTTACAAACGATTAACCATTTTTGGacttttatctttaaaaaaaaaaaaacattttgaacTTTTCAGATGTTAATTGGGCTTCAATATTTTGAAGGCCCAAATATTATTTCATGATAAATTTTCCTGTTGATCCGGATCCTTTTTACATCACTTTGCAATGTGAACttagtccaaaatacacaatttacatactgaatgttcacaattaaatttcacaatttacatagTGTATGTTCACAATTGATGGGTCAACCTTGTAAGATGAATCCGAGTCGTGGTATAGCTATTGCTATTTCATAATATGGGCCGAAATGATCATTGCCGCCCGGCCCAGCCCACACTGTCTCTATAAATGACTCCACCGACGCCTCTCGCCGACTCCACTGAGTCACTCTCCACCTCTCACTACTTTTCCTCTCCGGCAAAACTGAACCAGAAAGGTGGAGTAAAAACCCAGCTTGAAGATGGAAAGATTGGCAGCGCTCATTGCTCTCTGCTTCCTCTCAGCTACTCTCGTCGGCGCTCACTCCTCCGGCAACCCTTTTCTCGTGAAGGGCAAAGCCTACTGTGATACCTGCAACTGCGGCTTTGAAACTACCGCCACCAAGTACCTCGCCGGTAACCCCTTCATCTCCCTTTCTCATTATCCTTTGCTTCATTGCACATTATCATTCTGTTAGTTAAAGTTGTTCGGATCTTGTGGGATTCCATTTCTGTTCCCTTATCTTCTGTGAAAAGAGTTTGAGTTTGAAATGGATCTATGATTTAgttagttattagttattacccACAAAAAGTCTACTGCATTGGGCATAAGGATAACTTCCACATTGAAGCGATTCTCAACTGAACTGAACCGTCCATGCGGGCATTCAGTTAGTTCTTGCCTGTGGATGATCAATAACTTCCCTTCCTCATTGAGGTGATTCTGGGTACTTGCGACCATCTGAACTGTCCATGCGAGTATTCAATTAGTTCTTGCCCACAAAAGGTTGAAATTTGTCTGATGACCAATAACGTTCACATTGGGGTGATTCTAGGTCCTTGCTACCAACTAAAATGTCCATGCAAACATTCAATTAGTTCTTGCCCATAAAAGATCGAAATTTGTCCCATGATCCTGGACAGAATAACTCAGGGTCATGGTGGCTGGGACACCTTAGGTGGGAGGATTGTGACTTAGTGTCTATAAGTAGCCACCACGTTATATTGGTTATAACCTACGGTTGCTAAGGTTCGATCCTATGTTTTCATCAGAATTTACTATTTAAGAACTAACTGAGCTATCCGTTTGTGCATTACATCTTGTGGGTTTGCTATTAAAATGTCCAAAGAATGGTAGAAAATGGaatgaataatgtatattgttgTCAGGGGCGAGGGTTCAGATTCAGTGCAGGGACATAAAGACCAATGCTCTCACCTACACCATTGACGGCGTGACTAACTCGGAGGGAGAATACAACATTGTGGTGAACGGCGACCGTGGCGATGACCTCTGCGATGTAGTTCTGATGAAGAGCCCCGACCGGCGTTGCAGCATCCCAAACAAAGGCCGTGACCGTGCCCGTGTCATCCTCACCCGCAACAACGGTATGGTCAGCGACATTCGCTACGCCAACAACATGGGATTCACCAGCAAAGAGCCTCTCGCTAGTTGCGCCCAAATCCTCGCTCCGTACCACTTGAACGACGACAATTTTTAAGGATCCTAGCTACTTTGTTGTGATCCTAGGATACTACTCTAgcttgctttattttgttttttgttttagtgaGGCTTAAAGCTAGCATCCTTATATCTATGTTATTATTTGTGGACCTCAATTTAATAGTTTGTTAAATTGATGTTAGTTTAAACTTGATTTTCTCTCACTGCTCTTGCTCGGAAGAGATTTGTTTTTCAGTAGTATAACTTTCTTCTATTATAAGTTGTTGGGATGAATGATGTTATCAATAATGTTATTTTAGGTAGTGATTTTAATGTTGAAAAGTGAAGTTTGATTAAAAGGGTAATTAATTATGAGTGTAGCTAggtacaaatttatttaaagcTTTATCAATTTGCATTCAAGAGTTAAATGCCACCAATCCCACCATATAACTAAACAAATTTTAGCTCACATGaacagctcaactggtcacataTATGAGAAATTTGAAAAGTGAGTGAGACTTCTTGTACAGAGTAAACAAATGTCTAGCCTCTGTTTAATTCAACCTTTTTGGGAGGAATTAAACAAACTTTGACTAAAAAGAGTTGAGTAAAAGATTAACCCTACTTGGTCAAACTTATCATAAGGAATTTTTTTAGTAAGCGCATAATTTATCATCATTTCAAAAAAAGTTGCATTAATTAAATGCTCATTACCAttttattacataatataatgcACCTAATCTCCGAAAGATTTGGCGTCAAAATCTCACGTCGCTAAACAGAACAAGAAAATTAGACCGAGTTCAACgtttagaaaaacaaaaaccaaaaaaaaattaaagaaaaaaaaaagaaagtcaaACACAAAACACAACAAACAGAAACCTATGCACAAACAAAAAATCATGAAAATCTGACTTCTTTTCATGGCCATCTTTACTTTCCATTGGtggatttaatatatttattcatcacttttcttttttggtaatTAAATTTAGGTTATTAATGCACGTTTACTTGAACGCTGTCGCCGGCGATTCCTGCAACCTAAGGTAGGTAAATCAGGTGAGAAAAGCCGCCGTATGACTAAGTCCGCAGCCACCGCCTCCGCCGTCGGCGCCGCCGCCACTCCCGACAAGGGTGACAACAAGGACGAGGTATTATATATGTTAGCCCTTTTCagtattcttaattatattttccctttttatatGAAAAATGGCTGTAAAATCCATTTGTATCTTTTTTTGGAAGCAGTTATGGAACCCATCCATGGCgtaaaaaatcaaaaagctTTTCATGAAAACGCCGCCCTTCGCAAAAGTTTTTCAGGTACGTACAAATCATGCaagtcaaattatatatatatatatatatatatatatattcaaatttgatTAGGTCTTTTtctgtaaattaaaatttttaatgaagAGATGTGTTATGGTGTTTTGTTGGTGTATAGCGATTTTATACTGACGATATTAAGTATTTTTTGAATGAAATTTAGAAGTTAAAGTAGAacattaattatacatttacaatattttcttaattcaatctaatatgttaattaactCTCAGAAAGAAGTAATAGTGCGACGATTGAAGGAGAGTGTAACGTTGATGATCAGCCAATGGCGCGGCCACCACCGACCAAAACTACAGATTTGAGGTGTGAATTGAAGAAGACATGGAAACATGTTTTGTGGTCTTCCATTCCATTCCCATGGAAAGATATATGTTCagttctttgttttttttttttaatgaaattttgatTAACAATAATCCAGTCAATGTGAAATGGGGATTGTAGGTTTTTCGTTGCAACATGGAATGTTGGAGGAAAATCTCCCAGCCATGGACTCAACCTAGAGGATTTCTTGCAAGTGGAGAGCGCTTCTGACATTTATATCCTTGGGTATGTAATTAATTCGAGTCTCATTCCAATTGTATCTTGGACTCTCCTGATTCCCTACCCTTATAATCCAGTCAAAATTTTGAACTTGAAGGGTAACCAcaatcaaattggttaatttgTTAACTTGTTAAATATAAGGTTTTATGCTCTATTCTTAATGGGAGAAGCCTAagcctattgaccttcttgttTTGAACTGATTAGCCATAAACATACAACCTAGGTTGGGTTGCCTCCTGTTCAAGGGTTGTTGGTTGGCCtttgagccgatcagctatAGACTATCTACATTGATTTAGCTTAATATAATCATTTGCCTCTATTAGGGTCACAAGACAGAATTTCACCCTCAAATAGTGATTACTGGTTTCAACTCAATATCGATCTTACAAGATATGAATTCAGGTTTCAGGAAATAGTTCCATTGAATGCTGGAAATGTGCTGGTGATTGAAGACAATGAGCCAGCAGCCAGATGGTTAGGGTTCATAAGCCAAGCACTCAACAAAGCATACCATGAATCAATGGACTCCAATAACCTCACCGCCTGCTCCAAGGATTCAAGATCCACCAATTTCTTCCACAAGCCATCCCTCAAAGTCCTCAGCCGCAATCTCCGAGCCAACAACGCTCTCTTGAAGGCCTGCAATTGCCACCTCGACTGCCCACGCCGCCTCCGCAAACTCGCCGACTCTCACCCCCCTACCTGCCTCCCCGTCCGCGCCgccaccaccgccgccgccgccgccgacgtCGACGGATTCTCGCCGGCGGTGGAAATCCCCGGATCAGTTGATTTGGACTACAACCTCATTGCCAGCAAGCAGATGGTTGGGCTGTTCCTCTCAATCTGGGCACGCAGAGAATTGGTTCCGCATATTGCGCATCTCAGAATCTCCTGTGTCGGGACAGGAATCATGGGATGTCTGGGCAACAAGGTTCTGTCTTTCGACAATATCTATGTAGGCCGCCTGACTCGATCTTATCCACTAATGTTGTTTTGTCTGTTGCAGGGGTGCATATCAATAAGTATATCAGTGCACAGAACACACTTCTGCTTCGTGTGTTGCCATTTAGCTTCCGGGGAGAAAGAAGGAGATGAGTTGAGAAGAAATGCCGATGTTACAGAGATTCTAAAGAGCATCCAGTTTCCCAGAATCTGCAAGAACCCAGATCGCGCTTTCCCAGAAAGAATACTTGATCATGAGTAAGGTTTAATGCTCCTAGCTAGTATACATATACATTCATCCCTGCAAGTCTGCAACCCTCAAATCCAACATTTTGTTCATATTCTATGGTAACTTGTCCGAAAGTATGCACTGAGTTAAGCATGTCTTGTAAATTTAGCTACTAAAAGaccacaaattaaaaattaaatcagtCTAGATTG from Ipomoea triloba cultivar NCNSP0323 chromosome 12, ASM357664v1 encodes the following:
- the LOC115997891 gene encoding FCS-Like Zinc finger 7-like, translating into MTGITVDVGSGVEDGQPPAVEGQATAVPNGGYDHRSMAMVSPRYYGGRTTTSGDIETPSFLTSCSLCNRRLAPCRDIFMYRGDTAFCSEECREQKMKQDEKKEKSNNNNNMQIENKGGNHHHPTQISNHLGNN
- the LOC115998776 gene encoding type I inositol polyphosphate 5-phosphatase 5-like — encoded protein: MTKSAATASAVGAAATPDKVMEPIHGVKNQKAFHENAALRKSFSERSNSATIEGECNVDDQPMARPPPTKTTDLRFFVATWNVGGKSPSHGLNLEDFLQVESASDIYILGFQEIVPLNAGNVLVIEDNEPAARWLGFISQALNKAYHESMDSNNLTACSKDSRSTNFFHKPSLKVLSRNLRANNALLKACNCHLDCPRRLRKLADSHPPTCLPVRAATTAAAAADVDGFSPAVEIPGSVDLDYNLIASKQMVGLFLSIWARRELVPHIAHLRISCVGTGIMGCLGNKGCISISISVHRTHFCFVCCHLASGEKEGDELRRNADVTEILKSIQFPRICKNPDRAFPERILDHDRIIWLGDLNYRISLSYEETKKLLENNNWDPLLEKDQLNMERRAGRVFIGWKEGKIMFAPTYKYTLNSDSYAGDTVKSKKKRRTPAWCDRILWRGNGMEQLQYIRGESRFSDHRPVCAVFTISVDMFNKSSRYRKGFSCTGSALDYQENPPKRHSSCFYEF
- the LOC116000087 gene encoding major pollen allergen Lol p 11-like; the encoded protein is MERLAALIALCFLSATLVGAHSSGNPFLVKGKAYCDTCNCGFETTATKYLAGARVQIQCRDIKTNALTYTIDGVTNSEGEYNIVVNGDRGDDLCDVVLMKSPDRRCSIPNKGRDRARVILTRNNGMVSDIRYANNMGFTSKEPLASCAQILAPYHLNDDNF